A DNA window from Streptomyces canus contains the following coding sequences:
- a CDS encoding DUF899 domain-containing protein, with protein MTTPPDDPSTALTDRPPIVDLATWQSARDELLVREKAHTREGDAIAAARRRLPMVEFDGTVEVVGPDGPVPFLDLFQGRDELVVYKHMWYDGAPHQGQCEGCTTTAWHLKDAVYLNARGVSFAIVTTGPWDEVAPYVEFMGYTQPWYSVRGVDGPVGGDMGYLTCFVRDGARTFLTYSTTGRGNERVSGSLGLLDMTPYGRGETWEDNPEGWPKGRGACWTWRSDAEGNPTWGPTGRPVPQWTRPGATPVQTLGRRGHHH; from the coding sequence ATGACCACCCCGCCTGACGACCCGAGCACCGCGCTGACCGACCGCCCGCCCATCGTCGACCTGGCCACCTGGCAGAGCGCCCGTGACGAGCTTCTGGTCCGCGAGAAGGCCCACACCCGCGAGGGCGACGCCATCGCCGCGGCCCGCCGCCGGCTGCCGATGGTGGAGTTCGACGGGACGGTCGAGGTCGTCGGCCCCGACGGCCCGGTGCCGTTCCTGGACCTGTTCCAAGGGCGCGACGAGCTCGTGGTCTACAAGCACATGTGGTACGACGGCGCTCCGCACCAGGGGCAGTGCGAGGGCTGCACCACCACGGCCTGGCACCTGAAGGACGCCGTCTACCTCAACGCGCGCGGCGTCTCGTTCGCCATCGTGACCACGGGGCCGTGGGACGAGGTGGCCCCCTACGTCGAGTTCATGGGTTACACCCAGCCCTGGTACTCGGTGCGGGGCGTGGACGGGCCGGTCGGCGGGGACATGGGGTACCTCACCTGCTTCGTGCGCGACGGCGCTCGCACGTTCCTCACCTACTCCACGACGGGCCGTGGCAACGAGCGGGTCAGCGGGTCCCTCGGCCTGCTCGACATGACCCCCTACGGCCGCGGCGAGACATGGGAGGACAACCCCGAGGGCTGGCCCAAGGGGCGCGGTGCGTGCTGGACCTGGCGCTCCGACGCGGAGGGGAACCCCACCTGGGGCCCGACCGGCCGCCCCGTACCGCAGTGGACCCGCCCCGGCGCGACCCCCGTGCAGACCCTCGGCCGACGCGGTCACCACCACTGA
- the arsM gene encoding arsenite methyltransferase, whose product MSEQSIELRETVRQRYAAAAVQVTEGGGACCGPEPVEVDENFGSTLYAAAERDTLPAEAVAASLGCGNPTAVAELREGERVLDLGSGGGIDVLLSARRVGPTGKAYGLDMTEEMLALALANTAKAGVTNVEFLKGTIEEIPLPANTIDVVISNCVINLSVDKSAVFAETFRVLKPGGRIGVSDVVADDALTAEQRAERGDYVGCIAGALSFAEYRAGLAAAGFTGIEIVPTHHVADGMHSAIVRATKPAAGPDTGATPATDDSCCGVTACCTPSEQSTDPSVTVSEAKSAAGCACQN is encoded by the coding sequence ATGAGTGAGCAGTCCATCGAGCTGCGTGAGACCGTCCGGCAGCGGTATGCGGCAGCGGCCGTGCAGGTGACCGAGGGCGGCGGTGCCTGTTGCGGGCCCGAGCCGGTCGAGGTCGACGAGAACTTCGGCTCGACCCTGTATGCCGCGGCCGAGCGCGACACGCTGCCTGCCGAAGCCGTCGCCGCCTCCCTCGGCTGCGGCAATCCGACCGCCGTGGCCGAACTGCGTGAGGGCGAGCGTGTCCTCGACCTCGGTTCCGGCGGCGGCATCGACGTCCTGCTCTCCGCCCGCCGCGTCGGGCCGACGGGCAAGGCGTACGGGCTGGACATGACCGAGGAGATGCTCGCCCTCGCTCTGGCCAACACGGCGAAGGCGGGCGTCACCAACGTGGAGTTCCTCAAGGGCACCATCGAGGAGATCCCGCTGCCCGCGAACACGATCGACGTCGTGATCTCGAACTGCGTGATCAACCTGTCGGTCGACAAGTCCGCCGTCTTCGCCGAGACCTTCCGCGTCCTCAAGCCCGGCGGCCGGATCGGAGTCTCCGACGTCGTCGCCGACGACGCCCTCACCGCGGAACAGCGGGCTGAACGCGGGGACTACGTCGGCTGCATCGCGGGAGCCCTGTCCTTCGCCGAGTACCGCGCCGGCCTGGCGGCCGCCGGCTTCACCGGCATCGAGATCGTCCCGACCCACCACGTCGCCGACGGCATGCACTCCGCCATCGTCCGCGCCACCAAGCCCGCCGCCGGCCCTGACACCGGCGCGACGCCCGCGACGGACGACTCCTGCTGCGGCGTCACGGCCTGCTGCACACCGTCCGAGCAGTCGACCGACCCGTCCGTCACCGTCAGCGAGGCCAAGAGCGCCGCCGGATGCGCCTGCCAGAACTGA
- a CDS encoding ArsR/SmtB family transcription factor: protein MSKQELEVIGQDAACCAGLSAEPLEQDQAAELAKVFKALGDPVRLRLMSMIASRGQGGEVCVCELTPAFDLSQPTISHHLKLLRQAGLIDCERRGTWVYYWVLPGVLDRLGAFLTTAQPAGAGA from the coding sequence ATGTCGAAACAAGAGCTTGAGGTGATCGGCCAGGACGCCGCCTGCTGCGCGGGCCTGTCCGCCGAACCGCTGGAGCAGGACCAGGCGGCGGAGCTGGCGAAGGTCTTCAAGGCCCTGGGCGACCCGGTCCGGCTGCGCCTGATGTCGATGATCGCCTCACGCGGACAGGGCGGCGAGGTCTGTGTGTGCGAGCTGACCCCGGCCTTCGACCTGTCCCAGCCCACGATCTCCCACCACCTCAAGCTGCTGCGCCAGGCCGGGCTCATCGACTGCGAGCGGCGCGGAACCTGGGTCTACTACTGGGTGCTGCCCGGCGTCCTGGACAGGCTCGGCGCATTCCTGACCACTGCGCAGCCCGCCGGAGCCGGCGCGTGA
- a CDS encoding aquaporin has product MSAPLGRRVAAEAIGTGLLVTVVVGSGIQAVDLSHDVGVQLLANSLATVFGLGVLIALLGPVSGAHFNPAVTLAAWFTGRRAPGSLTLRDVAAYATAQTAGAIGGAVLADAMFGEPLVRFSTHDRWAGHLWLGEVVATAGLILLVFGLSRIGRAALAPAAVASYIGAAYWFTSSTSFANPAVTIGRALTDTFAGIAPASVAPFVAAQLLGTVVGLGAVAAIHGSETAPAPAPAPAPAPASSEIGVPRGEPEPASS; this is encoded by the coding sequence GTGAGCGCGCCGCTCGGCCGCCGCGTCGCCGCCGAGGCGATCGGCACCGGGCTGCTGGTGACGGTGGTGGTCGGCTCCGGCATCCAGGCCGTCGACCTGTCGCACGACGTCGGTGTGCAGCTGCTCGCCAACTCCCTCGCCACTGTCTTCGGACTGGGCGTCCTGATCGCCCTGCTCGGGCCGGTCTCCGGCGCGCATTTCAACCCCGCCGTCACCCTCGCCGCCTGGTTCACCGGCCGCCGTGCCCCGGGCAGTCTCACGCTGCGGGACGTCGCCGCTTACGCGACCGCCCAGACCGCGGGTGCGATCGGTGGAGCGGTCCTGGCCGACGCGATGTTCGGCGAGCCGCTGGTGAGGTTCTCGACCCACGACCGGTGGGCCGGCCACCTGTGGCTGGGCGAGGTCGTCGCCACTGCCGGGCTGATCCTGCTGGTCTTCGGCCTCAGCCGGATCGGACGCGCCGCGCTTGCTCCGGCCGCGGTGGCCTCCTACATCGGCGCCGCCTACTGGTTCACCTCCTCCACCTCCTTCGCGAACCCCGCGGTGACCATCGGCCGGGCCTTGACCGACACCTTCGCCGGGATCGCGCCCGCCTCCGTCGCCCCGTTCGTCGCCGCCCAGTTGCTCGGCACCGTGGTCGGACTCGGCGCGGTGGCCGCGATCCACGGCTCGGAGACCGCGCCCGCACCCGCACCCGCGCCCGCACCCGCACCCGCAAGCAGCGAGATCGGCGTCCCGCGCGGCGAACCCGAGCCCGCCTCCTCCTGA
- a CDS encoding arsenate reductase ArsC, with translation MSTPAPRPSVLFVCIHNAGRSQMAAAFLTHLAGDRIEVRSAGSAPADAVNPAVVEAMSEAGIDISAQIPKVLTTEAVQASDVVITMGCGDACPVFPGKRYLDWQLADPAGQGVEAVRPIRDRIETRVRELISEVAPR, from the coding sequence ATGAGCACTCCCGCCCCGCGCCCGTCGGTGCTGTTCGTCTGCATCCACAACGCCGGCCGTTCCCAGATGGCAGCCGCCTTCCTCACCCATCTCGCGGGCGACCGCATCGAGGTCCGCTCCGCCGGCTCCGCCCCCGCCGACGCCGTCAACCCGGCCGTGGTCGAGGCGATGAGCGAGGCCGGCATCGACATCTCCGCCCAGATCCCGAAGGTGCTGACGACCGAGGCCGTCCAGGCGTCCGACGTCGTGATCACCATGGGATGCGGCGACGCGTGCCCCGTCTTCCCCGGCAAGCGGTACCTCGACTGGCAGCTCGCCGACCCGGCCGGACAGGGAGTCGAGGCCGTACGCCCCATCCGCGACAGGATCGAGACCCGCGTCCGGGAACTGATCTCGGAGGTGGCGCCCCGCTGA
- a CDS encoding NADPH-dependent F420 reductase: MRYAVLGTGIVGRTLAGKLASLGHDVVIGTRDPGATLARTEPDGMGNPPFAQWHADHGQVRLETFEEAAAFGETVVNTTAGERSLDALRAAGAPHLSGKVLIDVANPLDFSGGRPTLDSVNTDSLGERIQRAFPDAKVVKTLNTMNCFVMVEPARVAGEHTVFVSGDDTGAKKAVTALLVSFGWPEASVIDLGDITTAGGVELLLPIWLHLYGTLGHGDFNFHIQGARPGG; encoded by the coding sequence ATGCGTTACGCAGTCCTCGGTACCGGCATCGTCGGCCGGACGCTGGCCGGCAAGCTCGCCTCCCTAGGTCACGACGTGGTCATCGGCACCCGCGATCCCGGGGCCACTCTCGCCCGCACCGAACCCGACGGCATGGGCAACCCGCCGTTCGCCCAGTGGCACGCCGACCACGGCCAGGTCCGTCTGGAGACCTTCGAGGAGGCGGCGGCCTTCGGCGAGACGGTCGTCAACACCACCGCGGGCGAGCGGAGCCTCGATGCCCTGCGAGCGGCCGGCGCACCCCATCTGAGCGGCAAGGTCCTCATCGATGTCGCCAACCCGCTGGACTTCTCCGGCGGGAGGCCGACGCTGGATTCCGTCAACACCGACAGTCTCGGCGAGCGCATCCAGCGGGCCTTCCCCGACGCGAAGGTCGTCAAGACCCTCAACACCATGAACTGCTTCGTCATGGTGGAGCCGGCCCGCGTGGCAGGGGAGCACACCGTCTTCGTCAGCGGTGACGACACCGGGGCCAAGAAGGCCGTCACGGCACTGCTGGTCTCCTTCGGCTGGCCCGAAGCGAGTGTCATCGACCTGGGCGACATCACCACCGCCGGCGGCGTCGAGCTGCTCCTGCCGATCTGGCTGCACCTGTACGGCACACTCGGCCACGGCGACTTCAACTTCCACATTCAGGGGGCCCGGCCCGGCGGCTGA
- a CDS encoding PP2C family protein-serine/threonine phosphatase has translation MRKPQIDYAAVFRALPGMVALLTPELVYVDVNDDFLRLTGRTREQLLGHYIFDVFPENPNDSAAAGMRETRESMLRAVATGERDTMAVLRYDIEDPQRPGHWQEHFWSPVNAPVIGSDGKVKLLVHRVEEVTELIHARGGPGGDSRARVLEAELYTRARELQEVNERLRKAHAREREVALALQEALLPAPGPLGHHQAAVRYRPAVGSLNVCGDWYDLVDLPDDCLAVAVGDVVGHGLAAACVMGQLRSALSAATRVADGPARALEALGLYARSVDGAESTTAATAFIDWGDRTLTYSSAGHLPPALLHPDGTVTFLDRATDPPLGASLEHTIRPEAVTPFDEGATLVLYTDGLIERRTEDIDTGLARLADALTGHRHAGPEDLADALLAELLPPTGNADDTALVVIRL, from the coding sequence ATGAGGAAACCGCAGATCGATTACGCGGCGGTCTTCCGGGCTCTGCCCGGCATGGTGGCGTTGCTGACGCCCGAGCTGGTGTACGTCGACGTCAACGACGACTTCCTACGGCTCACCGGTCGCACCCGCGAGCAGTTGCTGGGCCACTACATCTTCGATGTCTTCCCCGAGAATCCCAATGATTCGGCCGCGGCCGGTATGCGGGAGACACGGGAGTCGATGCTGCGTGCGGTGGCCACCGGGGAGCGCGACACGATGGCCGTTCTCCGCTACGACATCGAGGATCCCCAGCGGCCCGGCCACTGGCAGGAACACTTCTGGAGTCCGGTCAACGCGCCCGTCATCGGCTCCGACGGGAAGGTGAAACTGCTCGTGCACCGGGTGGAGGAGGTCACCGAACTCATTCACGCCCGCGGCGGACCGGGCGGCGACAGCCGGGCACGCGTGCTGGAGGCCGAGCTGTACACCCGCGCCCGGGAACTCCAGGAGGTCAACGAACGTCTGCGCAAGGCACACGCCCGCGAACGCGAGGTCGCCCTCGCTCTGCAGGAGGCCCTGCTGCCCGCCCCCGGACCCCTCGGCCACCATCAGGCGGCCGTGCGATACCGGCCCGCCGTCGGCTCCCTGAACGTGTGCGGTGACTGGTACGACCTCGTCGACCTGCCCGACGACTGTCTCGCGGTGGCCGTCGGTGACGTGGTCGGCCACGGCCTGGCGGCCGCCTGTGTCATGGGTCAGCTGCGCAGCGCGCTGAGCGCCGCCACCCGCGTCGCCGACGGCCCTGCCCGGGCTCTGGAGGCCCTCGGGCTGTACGCCCGCTCCGTCGACGGCGCCGAGTCGACGACGGCGGCGACGGCCTTCATCGACTGGGGCGACCGCACCCTCACATACAGCAGCGCGGGCCACCTGCCGCCCGCCCTGCTCCACCCCGACGGCACGGTCACCTTCCTGGACCGGGCCACCGACCCGCCGCTCGGTGCCAGCCTCGAACACACCATCCGCCCGGAGGCCGTCACGCCCTTCGACGAGGGCGCCACGCTGGTCCTCTACACCGACGGTCTGATCGAGCGCCGCACCGAGGACATCGACACCGGCCTGGCGCGCCTCGCCGACGCGCTCACCGGTCACCGCCACGCCGGCCCCGAGGACCTGGCCGACGCGCTCCTGGCCGAGCTGCTCCCACCCACCGGCAACGCCGACGACACCGCTCTCGTCGTCATCCGCCTGTGA
- a CDS encoding serine/threonine-protein kinase: MSEADEVPGRRVVDGRFELEARLGGGGMGTVWRARDLVLHRMVAVKEVRPPDRDLAEYDPDSARMLRERVLREARALARIDHPHVVTIHHIVDGGDGTYPWIVMELVSGGSLADRLAGGPMPPAEAARIGRGVLAALTAAHEAGIQHRDVKPANVLLRSDGRPVLTDFGIAAIRETTSLTVTGSIIGTPDFMAPERISGHEGGAASDLWSLAMMLYTAVEGHHPLRRGSTLATLAAVLNEDVPPPVRAGALGDVLMSVLVRDPAARPSSAALDRRLAEIESGSAGPVTSGHRPTASYPLNPPSAGAAPSYPGTFAPPTAPLTGALAPAGAAGPGGFGPPVPAGSGRPVTSPVRAGRRSWAGLRVLLGVSGTSVAAALVLMWWLLPFGGDSGGSGDAAGSGASSSLTSAPESTGSPAAAPAVQQSKDTTTTSLLTPDGIRTAITALKKGTGRDRFGDFTVYEDFVSAELMVDGSDSKYDTYTYRPGQGVEKGIIKGTLSGGDQPFGLDGFNWDKVPTLLEEARKKLNVDRPDTRYVMVRQPNDVFDTPLGMAVYLSNEYRQSGYLEANTKGKVTRVMPAGD; the protein is encoded by the coding sequence ATGAGCGAGGCAGACGAGGTCCCCGGCAGACGAGTCGTCGACGGGCGCTTCGAGTTGGAAGCGCGTCTCGGCGGCGGTGGGATGGGCACGGTCTGGCGGGCCAGGGACCTGGTGCTGCACAGGATGGTCGCGGTCAAGGAGGTCCGCCCGCCCGACCGGGACCTCGCCGAGTACGACCCCGACAGCGCGCGGATGCTGCGTGAGCGGGTGCTGCGCGAGGCGCGGGCACTGGCCCGGATCGACCATCCCCACGTCGTCACCATCCACCACATCGTCGACGGCGGCGACGGCACCTACCCGTGGATCGTCATGGAGCTGGTCAGCGGCGGCTCGCTCGCCGACCGGCTGGCCGGGGGGCCGATGCCGCCGGCCGAGGCGGCGCGGATCGGCCGGGGCGTGCTGGCCGCGCTGACCGCCGCACACGAGGCCGGAATTCAGCACCGGGACGTCAAGCCCGCCAACGTCCTGCTCAGGTCCGACGGGCGCCCGGTCCTCACCGACTTCGGCATCGCCGCGATCCGCGAGACGACCAGCCTCACCGTCACCGGCTCCATCATCGGCACCCCCGACTTCATGGCACCGGAGCGGATCTCGGGCCACGAGGGCGGCGCCGCCTCCGACCTGTGGTCACTCGCGATGATGCTGTACACCGCCGTGGAGGGCCACCACCCGCTGCGCCGGGGCAGCACCCTCGCCACCCTCGCGGCCGTCCTCAACGAAGACGTGCCGCCGCCGGTGCGGGCCGGTGCCCTGGGTGACGTACTGATGAGCGTGCTCGTACGGGATCCGGCGGCGCGGCCGTCGTCCGCCGCGCTGGACCGACGGCTGGCCGAGATCGAGTCGGGGTCCGCCGGTCCGGTGACCTCGGGGCACCGGCCCACCGCCTCATACCCGCTGAACCCGCCGTCCGCCGGTGCGGCCCCTTCGTACCCGGGGACCTTCGCCCCGCCCACGGCTCCCCTCACCGGCGCCCTCGCTCCGGCGGGTGCAGCAGGCCCCGGCGGATTCGGGCCGCCCGTGCCCGCCGGGTCCGGCCGGCCGGTGACCTCACCCGTCCGAGCGGGACGTAGGAGCTGGGCGGGACTGAGAGTTCTGCTAGGGGTCTCGGGGACCTCGGTGGCCGCTGCCCTGGTCCTGATGTGGTGGCTGCTGCCCTTCGGGGGAGACTCGGGCGGATCGGGCGACGCGGCGGGCAGCGGCGCCTCCTCCTCTCTCACCTCGGCCCCCGAGTCGACCGGCTCCCCGGCAGCCGCCCCGGCCGTCCAGCAGTCGAAGGACACGACGACCACGAGCCTGCTCACCCCCGACGGCATCCGCACCGCCATCACGGCGTTGAAGAAGGGGACCGGCAGGGACAGGTTCGGCGACTTCACCGTCTACGAGGACTTCGTGTCGGCCGAGCTGATGGTCGACGGCAGCGACAGCAAGTACGACACCTACACCTACCGTCCGGGACAGGGCGTGGAGAAGGGCATCATCAAGGGCACTCTGTCCGGCGGCGACCAGCCCTTCGGCCTCGACGGCTTCAACTGGGACAAGGTGCCCACGCTCCTGGAAGAGGCCAGGAAGAAGCTCAACGTCGACCGTCCGGACACCCGTTACGTGATGGTGAGACAGCCCAACGACGTCTTCGACACCCCCCTCGGCATGGCCGTCTACCTGAGCAACGAGTACCGCCAGTCCGGCTACCTGGAGGCGAACACCAAGGGCAAGGTGACCCGGGTGATGCCCGCCGGGGACTGA
- the tatA gene encoding Sec-independent protein translocase subunit TatA gives MLRNGLEPWHLLIVAIMIILLFGSKKLPEAARGLGKSMRILKSEAKAMKEDGTAHSSAAPAESAPHVVQSAPGETTAAQPTAESNTAH, from the coding sequence ATGCTGCGCAACGGACTGGAGCCCTGGCACCTGCTGATCGTGGCGATCATGATCATCTTGTTGTTCGGCTCGAAGAAGCTGCCCGAGGCCGCCCGCGGGCTCGGCAAGTCGATGCGCATCCTCAAGAGCGAGGCCAAGGCGATGAAGGAGGACGGCACCGCGCACTCCTCCGCCGCCCCGGCTGAGTCCGCCCCGCATGTCGTCCAGTCCGCGCCCGGAGAGACCACGGCGGCGCAGCCGACGGCCGAGAGCAACACGGCCCACTGA
- a CDS encoding LCP family protein, with amino-acid sequence MSDPWDGPGGQATRSRTGRVPEQRAGESGGAPRPGGRAAARAAARSHGGKRSRRRARPVRRGRRVLKIVGMCLAILVLATAGAGWWFYQHLNGNINSVSLDGKGGSEKADEFGRTPINILVMGSDGRTSKADCKLGGGCSQTGVQTGNGNADVQMVVHIAADRSNATVMSIPRDTMVDVPACKDSESGQSTSGYYGQINSALQYGPACQVATIHQLTGIPIDHFVKLDFSGVVKMSDAVGGVSVCVDHNVYDTYSHLKLSRGSHTLKGEAALKFVRSRHGFGDGSDLGRTVSQHIFLSAVIRKFKSAGTLTDPTAVYDLADAATKALTVDDGLGSVKKLIGLAADLNKVPTQRMTFTTMQTAADPNDTNRVVVGAGAKALFSSIADDQSLTTGSGKKSAAASATATASAVPASEIAVTVENGTEITGRASAIANALTGQGFSSATTTANAPSPATTTTLTYGTGGKAAAQTAAKALGLSTSHLKEGTGTGLTLVIGSDWTSGTTYPGGSSSPAPADTKAAVSNAHAQTADEAKTCAKVSPYKTVSLNGVPMTPEQAYAAAPDKKDSDE; translated from the coding sequence ATGAGCGACCCGTGGGACGGACCGGGCGGCCAGGCCACGCGCAGCCGTACCGGCCGGGTGCCGGAGCAGCGGGCGGGCGAGTCCGGCGGAGCGCCGCGGCCCGGGGGCCGGGCTGCGGCGCGGGCCGCGGCCCGCTCGCACGGCGGCAAGCGCTCGCGCCGCCGGGCCCGTCCGGTGCGGCGCGGCAGGCGGGTGCTGAAGATCGTCGGGATGTGTCTGGCGATCCTCGTCCTGGCCACGGCCGGTGCCGGATGGTGGTTCTACCAGCACCTCAACGGCAACATCAACAGCGTCTCGCTCGACGGCAAGGGCGGTTCGGAGAAGGCCGACGAGTTCGGCCGCACCCCGATCAACATCCTGGTCATGGGCTCGGACGGCCGGACCAGCAAGGCGGACTGCAAGCTGGGCGGCGGCTGCTCCCAGACCGGCGTACAGACCGGAAACGGCAACGCGGACGTACAGATGGTGGTGCACATAGCCGCGGACCGCTCCAACGCCACCGTCATGAGCATCCCCCGCGACACCATGGTCGACGTCCCGGCCTGCAAGGACAGTGAGAGCGGCCAGTCCACGTCCGGCTACTACGGCCAGATCAACAGCGCCCTCCAGTACGGTCCCGCCTGCCAGGTCGCCACCATTCACCAGCTCACCGGCATCCCCATCGACCACTTCGTCAAGCTCGACTTCTCCGGCGTGGTCAAGATGTCCGACGCGGTCGGCGGTGTCTCCGTGTGCGTCGACCACAACGTGTACGACACCTACTCGCACCTGAAACTGTCCAGGGGCAGCCACACCCTCAAGGGTGAGGCGGCCCTGAAGTTCGTCCGCTCCCGCCACGGTTTCGGGGACGGCAGCGACCTCGGCCGCACGGTCTCCCAGCACATCTTCCTCAGCGCGGTGATCCGGAAGTTCAAGAGCGCGGGCACGCTCACCGACCCCACCGCGGTCTACGACCTCGCCGACGCCGCCACCAAGGCGCTCACCGTGGACGACGGCCTCGGTAGCGTCAAGAAGCTGATCGGGCTCGCGGCCGACCTGAACAAGGTCCCCACCCAGCGGATGACCTTCACCACGATGCAGACCGCCGCCGATCCGAACGACACCAACCGGGTGGTGGTGGGCGCGGGTGCCAAGGCCCTCTTCTCCAGCATCGCCGACGACCAGTCCCTGACCACCGGCTCCGGCAAGAAGTCCGCGGCGGCCTCGGCGACGGCCACGGCCTCGGCGGTACCCGCCTCCGAGATCGCCGTGACCGTCGAGAACGGCACCGAGATCACCGGCCGCGCCTCCGCGATCGCGAACGCGCTCACCGGCCAGGGCTTCAGCTCCGCCACGACCACCGCCAACGCGCCGAGCCCGGCGACCACCACCACCCTCACCTACGGCACCGGTGGGAAGGCCGCGGCCCAGACGGCCGCCAAGGCGCTCGGGCTGTCCACCTCGCACCTCAAGGAGGGCACCGGTACCGGTCTGACCCTGGTGATCGGCAGCGACTGGACGAGCGGCACGACGTATCCGGGCGGTTCGTCCTCGCCGGCGCCCGCCGACACGAAGGCCGCGGTCTCCAACGCGCACGCCCAGACCGCCGACGAGGCCAAGACCTGTGCCAAGGTCAGCCCCTACAAGACGGTCTCCCTCAACGGGGTCCCGATGACACCGGAGCAGGCGTACGCGGCGGCGCCCGACAAGAAGGACTCCGACGAGTGA
- a CDS encoding ArsR/SmtB family transcription factor: MATLAGGGEDPSAEVLTEAAAAFGLLASAARLHIMWALSQGDCDVSHLADRVGGALPAVSQHLAKLKLAGLVRSRREGRRQVYYVDDPDIVTVVRVMVGQLTARTAPAAAHGNVSRRA, from the coding sequence GTGGCGACACTCGCCGGTGGTGGGGAGGATCCGTCCGCCGAGGTACTGACGGAGGCGGCCGCCGCCTTCGGGCTCCTCGCCTCCGCCGCCCGGCTGCACATCATGTGGGCGCTGTCCCAGGGCGATTGCGATGTTTCCCACCTCGCCGACCGGGTCGGTGGCGCGCTGCCCGCGGTCAGCCAGCACCTGGCCAAGCTGAAACTCGCCGGTCTCGTCCGCTCCCGCCGCGAGGGCCGCCGGCAGGTCTACTACGTCGACGACCCCGACATCGTGACCGTGGTCCGCGTCATGGTCGGCCAGCTCACGGCCCGCACGGCCCCGGCCGCTGCGCACGGTAACGTCTCACGCAGGGCTTGA
- a CDS encoding GlsB/YeaQ/YmgE family stress response membrane protein: protein MGIIGWIILGLLAGAIAKILLPGRDPGGLIGTTLIGVAGAFVGGWLSSRFLDRPVESHFFDLYTWGAAIGGSLVLLIGYRLLFGNSRN, encoded by the coding sequence GTGGGCATCATCGGCTGGATCATCCTGGGTCTGCTCGCCGGAGCCATCGCCAAGATCCTGCTGCCGGGACGTGACCCGGGCGGCCTGATCGGCACCACCCTCATCGGGGTCGCGGGAGCGTTCGTCGGCGGCTGGCTCTCCTCGCGCTTCCTCGACCGCCCGGTGGAGAGTCACTTCTTCGACCTCTACACCTGGGGCGCGGCCATCGGCGGCTCCCTGGTGCTGCTGATCGGCTATCGCCTGCTGTTCGGGAACTCGCGGAACTGA
- a CDS encoding GlsB/YeaQ/YmgE family stress response membrane protein, which translates to MEISGVISAIVIGIVIGVLGRLVVPGRQHIGMLWTILIGIVAAFIGTGIAAGLDVADTKGVDWVEWLIQIAVAALGVAALSKVKVRH; encoded by the coding sequence ATGGAGATCTCAGGCGTGATCAGCGCGATTGTCATCGGCATCGTGATCGGTGTCCTGGGCCGGCTCGTGGTCCCCGGGCGCCAGCACATAGGCATGCTGTGGACAATCCTGATCGGCATTGTCGCCGCCTTCATCGGCACGGGCATCGCGGCAGGCCTCGATGTCGCCGACACCAAGGGCGTCGACTGGGTCGAGTGGCTGATCCAGATCGCCGTGGCCGCGCTCGGGGTGGCCGCGCTCAGCAAGGTGAAGGTGCGCCACTGA